From a region of the Mercurialis annua linkage group LG1-X, ddMerAnnu1.2, whole genome shotgun sequence genome:
- the LOC130015573 gene encoding uncharacterized protein LOC130015573 translates to MVDGKMCHPSDSPAWKHFSELHTEFAEEIRNIRLGLCTDGFQPFGAFGQNYSSWPVILTPYNLPPGMCMKDEFMFLTVIVPGPRNPKHQMDIFLQPLLAELNQLWEFGVQTFDVHSTSGRLACPHCMENTDAFTLKGSRKQSWFDCHRKFLPRGHPYCRNTAQFRKGKTVNKEFGHPKTGEELLAEVDSLGFMKAYEIGAEKNNAAKSENYVLNFPGKTKDHAKSREELNDICDRPELAKDPVTGRFPKAMYALDRDGKKALLEWIKLIRFPDGYASNLSRCVDTIGLKMHGMKSHDCHIFMQRLLPIALRELLPKEVWEPLTELSIFFRELTSTSLTEIDLDRMRLEIPKILCKLECKIFEKAEKKVSNKGRVEGSISSGYLNEETAKFAAYYFSEGDPMIPERPQRNEVYDIEVDDDVDRISIFKPHGQSVGACRKRYLEDSEIVAARTYVLLNCSEIENYREVFEGELRRENPEITISQIEAKFESQFAYWFQQYVQDPTVCTNPFILSLAKGSLRSVRTFKGYRVNRFKFQTQAYGEEQLTMNSGVCVKGTQYVDSENDFYGVLTDIIELEYPALPMKTTVLFKCEWFDPARNSGTISNKKYNMVDINNRRRYNKYEPFILAEQADQVHYLPYPSKRRDKLNWWAVCRTKARSELDMPKGIIPAFQDVIEENPLIVATDDNSTYLADDNGEAEEDALSVPPDETESDFIASSSDEDEIEEL, encoded by the exons ATGGTTGATGGAAAGATGTGTCACCCGTCAGATTCCCCGGCGTGGAAACATTTTAGTGAATTGCATACAGAGTTTGCGGAAGAAATTCGAAATATCAGACTAGGCCTGTgtactgatgggtttcaaccatttggggCCTTCGGGCAGAATTATTCATCATGGCCAGTAATTTTGACACCTTACAATCTCCCTCCAGGAATGTGTATGaaagatgagttcatgtttttaactgttattgTCCCTGGGCCTCGAAATCCTAAACATCAAATGGATATTTTCCTGCAGCCGTTGCTAGCTGAGCTAAACCAACTTTGGGAATTTGGAGTCCAGACATTCGACGTTCATAG CACATCTGGGAGACTGGCTTGCCCTCACTGCATGGAAAATACAGATGCTTTCACGCTTAAAGGGAGTAGAAAACAGTCGTGGTTTGACTGCCACAGAAAGTTCTTGCCTCGTGGTCACCCGTACTGTCGTAACACAGCTCAATTCCGTAAAGGGAAAACCGTAAACAAAGAATTCGGACACCCGAAAACCGGAGAAGAATTGTTGGCAGAGGTGGACAGTCTGGGGTTTATGAAGGCATATGAAATTGGGGCTGAGAAAAATAATGCTGCGAAGTCGGAAAATTatg TACTAAATTTTCCCGGGAAAACgaaagaccatgcaaaatctagAGAAGAGTTGAATGACATATGTGATCGGCCTGAGTTAGCTAAAGATCCGGTTACTGGGAGATTTCCTAAGGCgatgtatgctttggacagggaCGGAAAAAAAGCTTTACTTGAGTGGATTAAGTTAATAAGGTTTCCAGATGGCTACGCGTCCAACTTGTCCAGATGTGTCGATACAATCGGtctgaaaatgcatggaatgaaaagtcacgaCTGCCACATTTTTATGCAAAGACTTCTGCCAATCGCTCTCCGTGAGCTATTACCGAAGGAAGTCTGGGAGCCTTTAACAGAGCTGAGTATCTTCTTTCGTGAGTTAACCTCCACGTCTCTAACAGAGATAGATCTAGATCGTATGAGGCTGGAAATCCCAAAGATACTGTGCAAGCTGGAAT gtaaa ATATTTGAGAAAGCTGAAAAAAAAGTCAGCAATAAAGGGAGGGTGGAAGGAAGCATCAGTAGCGGATACTTgaatgaagaaaccgcaaaATTTGCAGCTTATTACTTTTCAGAAGGTGACCCAATGATACCTGAGCGGCCGCAAAGGAATGAAGTTTATGACATTGAAGTCGATGACGATGTCGACAGAATATCTATTTTCAAGCCGCACGGGCAATCAGTGGGTGCTTGCCGCAAGAGATATCTTGAAGATTCTGAGATTGTTGCTGCTCGGACATATGTTCTGTTGAATtgttcagaaattgaaaattacagagA GGTTTTCGAAGGCGAGTTGCGCAGAGAAAACCCTGAAATCACCATCTCTCAAATTGAAGCGAAGTTCGAGAGTCAATTTGCCTACTGGTTTCAACAATAC GTGCAAGATCCAACTGTTTGTACTAATCCCTTTATTCTTAGTCTCGCTAAAGGATCTCTTAGATCAGTAAGAACATTTAAGGGGTACCGTGTAAACAGATTTAAGTTTCAGACTCAAGCTTATGGGGAGGAACAACTTACTATGAATAGTGGAGTCTGCGTGAAGGGAACTCAATATGTCGACagcgaaaatgacttttatggagttcTGACAGACATAATTGAGTTGGAGTATCCGGCTCTTCCAATGAAGACGACTGTCTTATTTAAATGCGAGTGGTTCGACCCAGCACGAAATTCTGGCACaattagtaacaaaaaatacaacatggtgGATATTAATAACAGAAGGAGATACAATAAGTATGAACCATTCATCTTAGCCGAACAGGCCGACCAGGTTCATTACCTGCCATATCCTAGTAAAAGAAGGGATAAattaaattggtgggcagtttgcaggACAAAGGCAAGATCTGAACTTGACATGCCCAAGGGGATTATCCCGGCTTTTCAAGACGTgatagaagaaaatcctctcatTGTTGCAACGGACGACAATTCGACATATTTAGCTGATGACAACGGAGAAGCTGAAGAAGATGCGTTGTCCGTGCCTCCTGATGAAACAGAATCTGACTTTATCGCATCCTCATCAGATGAAGATGAAATTGAAGAACTTTAG